From Psychrobium sp. MM17-31, the proteins below share one genomic window:
- a CDS encoding RNA polymerase factor sigma-54 yields the protein MKASLQLKLGQSLTMTPQLQQAIRLLQLSTLDLQQEIQEALDSNPLLEVEENFESNDKADASTSEQKSEEFNNNDDFEAPSDASSIDTSEALDQNSVSDELPTDTTWDDYISSGPAAPVSSSTPGPDSDFVYQGETTENLQDHLMWQANLTPFSDTDRAIAFAIIDAIEETGYLTQDCEDILQAMSDPEIELDEVEAVLKRVQHFDPIGVAARTPSECLAIQLKHMPDDTEWRDEAIMLVENYMEMLALRDYRTLARKTKLKELQLGNAIKLIQTLNPHPGTTVVKEKEEYVIPDVSVKKVKGRWKVELNPDCMPKIRVNEQYAALSKTSKTSGDSQFIRGHLQEAKWFIKSIESRNETLLKVANCIVMQQRGFFEYGEEAMKPLVLNDVAEAVEMHESTISRVTTQKYMHTPRGIFELKYFFSSHVSTENGGECSSTAIRAIIKKLVAAENPKKPLSDSKIVDLLAEQGIKVARRTIAKYRDALSIPPSNQRKSLL from the coding sequence ATGAAAGCGTCATTACAGTTAAAATTAGGTCAGTCACTCACTATGACCCCTCAGTTGCAACAAGCAATTCGCTTATTGCAACTATCAACGCTCGACCTGCAACAAGAGATACAAGAAGCACTCGACTCAAATCCGTTACTTGAAGTAGAAGAAAACTTTGAATCAAACGACAAAGCCGACGCATCAACAAGCGAACAAAAATCAGAGGAGTTCAACAACAACGACGATTTTGAAGCGCCATCCGATGCCAGCTCAATAGATACCTCAGAAGCCCTTGATCAAAACAGCGTGTCAGATGAATTACCAACTGACACCACTTGGGACGATTACATATCTTCAGGTCCAGCGGCGCCAGTTTCATCTTCAACTCCTGGCCCAGATAGCGATTTTGTCTATCAAGGTGAAACCACTGAAAATCTACAAGACCATCTAATGTGGCAAGCTAACCTAACGCCATTTTCAGATACCGATCGCGCTATCGCTTTTGCCATTATCGATGCCATTGAAGAAACAGGTTACCTCACACAAGATTGTGAAGACATTCTACAAGCAATGTCAGATCCTGAAATTGAACTAGACGAAGTAGAAGCGGTTTTAAAACGCGTTCAACACTTCGATCCTATCGGCGTAGCAGCACGCACTCCAAGCGAATGTTTGGCTATTCAGCTCAAGCACATGCCAGATGACACCGAATGGCGCGACGAAGCCATTATGCTGGTCGAAAACTACATGGAAATGCTGGCACTACGAGATTACCGCACCTTAGCCCGCAAAACCAAGCTCAAAGAATTACAGCTTGGCAACGCCATCAAGCTAATTCAAACCTTGAACCCGCATCCGGGCACAACGGTTGTTAAAGAAAAAGAAGAATACGTCATCCCAGATGTTTCTGTGAAAAAAGTAAAAGGGCGCTGGAAAGTCGAACTCAATCCAGATTGTATGCCGAAGATTCGCGTCAACGAGCAATATGCGGCGCTGTCTAAAACCAGCAAAACCAGTGGTGACAGCCAGTTTATTCGCGGTCATTTACAAGAAGCAAAATGGTTTATTAAAAGCATCGAAAGCCGCAACGAAACACTGCTAAAAGTAGCCAACTGTATCGTTATGCAGCAACGCGGCTTCTTTGAATATGGCGAAGAAGCCATGAAGCCGCTAGTATTAAATGACGTGGCCGAAGCAGTAGAAATGCACGAATCAACCATTTCTCGTGTCACCACTCAAAAATACATGCACACTCCACGCGGTATTTTTGAACTTAAATACTTCTTCTCTAGTCATGTAAGTACGGAGAATGGTGGCGAATGCTCATCCACCGCCATTCGCGCTATCATCAAAAAACTGGTGGCAGCGGAAAATCCTAAAAAGCCATTGAGCGATAGCAAAATTGTAGATTTGTTAGCGGAACAAGGGATCAAAGTAGCTAGACGTACTATTGCAAAATACCGCGACGCGCTATCTATCCCACCGTCCAATCAAAGAAAGAGCTTGTTGTAA
- the hpf gene encoding ribosome hibernation promoting factor, whose translation MQINLSGHHVEITESLHEYVHSKFSKLERHFEHINNVHVVLNVEKLQQIAEATLHLNGGEVFAQSSHEDMYAAIDSMVSKLDRQVIKHKEKLQRH comes from the coding sequence ATGCAAATTAATTTATCTGGTCATCACGTAGAAATTACCGAATCTCTTCACGAATACGTACACAGTAAATTTAGCAAGCTTGAGCGACACTTTGAGCACATCAATAACGTGCACGTCGTTTTGAATGTAGAAAAGCTCCAACAAATAGCCGAAGCAACCCTTCATCTCAACGGCGGTGAAGTCTTCGCTCAGTCATCTCACGAAGATATGTACGCCGCCATCGATTCCATGGTGAGCAAATTAGACCGACAAGTGATCAAACACAAAGAAAAACTACAACGTCACTAA
- a CDS encoding MFS transporter encodes MNTQQYISPVHRFIIIFAIVFAGEIIFSLPFHIARFFRPTLLEVFELSNTQLGDIFGLYGIMAMIAYFPGGAIADRFSAKNLMTISLVATALGGFYLMQIPSVLGLTILFGYWGVTTILLFWAAMIKITRLWGGENTQGIAFGILDGGRGLVAAAMATVSVLILNYNLPSEAGLVSLADKQAALVYVIAFYTTLTLAAAALVYIMIPFTPATSSEHRSIKKTILDVIKQPSIISQALIVLSAYCAYKSIDYFGLYATQVLNMDDVASAQLVSNASFVRPLVAIGAGLLADRLQPSKLISIIFALAIAAYLSFIPLGESWLLQANIFITFVLVFAVRAVYFALLAESKISGAITGTAVGIISVVGYTPDIFFAPIAGRILDASPGTAGFNQLFIVMAAISVIGLVSSLFLSKTTCNGNSQ; translated from the coding sequence ATGAATACTCAGCAATACATATCCCCGGTTCACCGTTTTATCATCATCTTTGCTATCGTCTTCGCAGGCGAAATCATTTTCAGCTTACCTTTTCATATTGCGCGATTCTTCAGACCAACGCTGTTAGAAGTATTCGAGCTCTCTAACACCCAGTTAGGCGACATCTTCGGTTTATACGGCATTATGGCAATGATTGCTTATTTCCCCGGCGGCGCAATCGCCGACCGTTTTTCCGCTAAAAACTTAATGACTATTTCACTAGTAGCCACTGCATTAGGTGGCTTCTATCTAATGCAAATACCATCAGTACTAGGATTAACAATACTATTCGGCTATTGGGGCGTAACCACAATACTGCTGTTTTGGGCAGCTATGATAAAGATCACTCGCTTGTGGGGCGGCGAAAACACACAAGGCATCGCCTTTGGGATTCTCGATGGTGGGCGCGGTTTAGTGGCAGCAGCCATGGCTACGGTAAGTGTACTCATCCTTAATTACAATCTACCTAGCGAAGCGGGATTAGTCTCGTTAGCGGACAAACAAGCGGCCTTAGTATACGTTATCGCCTTCTATACAACCTTGACACTGGCAGCGGCGGCGCTGGTATATATCATGATACCCTTTACCCCAGCTACTAGCTCAGAGCATAGAAGTATTAAAAAAACTATTCTCGATGTCATCAAACAGCCAAGTATCATTAGCCAAGCACTGATCGTACTCAGTGCCTACTGCGCTTATAAGAGCATCGATTACTTTGGCCTTTATGCGACTCAGGTGCTGAATATGGATGATGTAGCTTCGGCGCAACTAGTATCTAACGCCTCTTTTGTAAGACCTCTAGTCGCCATTGGCGCAGGTTTGTTAGCCGACCGATTACAGCCAAGTAAACTCATCAGCATTATATTTGCACTGGCAATCGCCGCTTACTTAAGTTTCATTCCATTAGGCGAGTCTTGGTTACTGCAAGCTAATATCTTCATTACCTTCGTTTTAGTATTTGCCGTTCGCGCCGTCTACTTCGCACTTTTAGCAGAATCTAAAATCAGCGGCGCCATCACAGGCACAGCAGTGGGGATCATCTCAGTGGTGGGCTACACGCCAGATATTTTCTTCGCACCTATCGCTGGACGCATTCTAGATGCATCCCCAGGCACAGCAGGATTCAACCAATTGTTTATAGTGATGGCAGCGATATCTGTAATAGGTTTAGTAAGCTCACTGTTTTTAAGTAAGACGACCTGTAACGGAAATTCTCAATAG
- a CDS encoding DUF6482 family protein, protein MTHEPTIIGIADGTHYLVGSTDNQGNFSALPSLSEVAICQSLSDAKQLLRQHDVQSATLSLQTAYDEMCGLSSPAATNETIWL, encoded by the coding sequence ATGACTCACGAACCTACCATCATAGGCATTGCTGACGGTACGCACTATTTAGTTGGCTCCACCGACAATCAAGGAAACTTCTCAGCCCTGCCTAGTCTTAGCGAAGTAGCTATTTGCCAATCACTTAGCGATGCGAAACAACTATTGCGTCAGCATGACGTTCAATCGGCAACCTTGAGCTTGCAGACCGCTTACGACGAAATGTGCGGTTTATCATCGCCAGCAGCAACAAACGAAACTATCTGGTTGTAG
- a CDS encoding DUF3081 family protein, translating into MALHNYLKVFNKILEHGVERDGKYHYRQLSAWHDFDGYTCFLSYKTLTMTIYFHNKYTIESSDRIARSEFENLIRKIARD; encoded by the coding sequence ATGGCGCTTCATAATTATTTAAAAGTATTCAATAAAATACTCGAACATGGTGTCGAGCGCGATGGTAAATATCACTATCGCCAACTCAGTGCGTGGCATGATTTTGATGGTTATACCTGCTTTCTTAGTTATAAAACGCTAACTATGACCATCTACTTTCACAACAAGTACACCATTGAATCGTCAGATCGCATCGCTAGAAGCGAGTTTGAAAATTTAATCAGAAAAATCGCTCGCGATTAA
- a CDS encoding CIA30 family protein translates to MMKTVITIIGLALMTYNPSLAKKTSSTPTQLAFNSANWRITNDGVMGGLSQGNVVKVNGDIVFTGQISTENNGGFSSTYTALPPLKEGIETVNITVTGDGNDYQLRFRSLFRGYLIGYKLEFPTKANQTISHQLSLRDAQATFRGRLISNAPTLSSDSIRDIGVLISSKTPTPFHITLHNISFSE, encoded by the coding sequence ATGATGAAAACAGTAATCACTATAATCGGACTAGCGTTAATGACCTACAACCCTTCACTCGCTAAAAAAACAAGCAGTACGCCAACTCAACTAGCATTCAATAGCGCTAACTGGCGTATCACCAACGACGGTGTCATGGGAGGACTTTCTCAAGGAAATGTCGTTAAAGTAAATGGTGACATTGTATTCACAGGCCAAATCTCTACCGAAAATAACGGCGGTTTTAGCAGTACTTACACAGCGCTGCCGCCACTTAAGGAAGGTATTGAGACTGTTAACATTACTGTGACTGGCGACGGCAATGACTATCAGCTTAGATTTCGCAGCCTGTTTCGCGGCTATTTAATTGGTTATAAACTAGAGTTTCCAACTAAGGCTAATCAAACCATCAGCCATCAACTCTCATTACGAGACGCCCAAGCAACGTTTCGCGGGCGACTTATAAGCAACGCGCCAACATTGAGCAGTGATTCAATTCGCGATATCGGCGTATTAATTTCAAGTAAAACTCCCACCCCTTTTCACATAACACTGCACAACATTAGCTTTAGCGAGTAA
- a CDS encoding TIGR02450 family Trp-rich protein encodes MNKVSPKSLLHSKWTKVNITNKEKHFAIIQVDYDEEQRVEQCIIQAVINNNEYAINWRDLKDPKQWKLGWQ; translated from the coding sequence ATGAACAAAGTTAGCCCTAAAAGCCTGCTCCACAGTAAATGGACCAAGGTAAATATCACAAACAAAGAAAAACACTTCGCTATCATTCAAGTGGACTACGACGAAGAACAGCGCGTTGAGCAGTGCATCATCCAAGCTGTCATCAACAACAACGAATACGCCATCAACTGGCGCGATCTAAAAGATCCCAAACAATGGAAATTAGGTTGGCAGTAA
- a CDS encoding SDR family NAD(P)-dependent oxidoreductase yields the protein MQKSATLIIGANSEIAKALACEYFSADERLIVISRNTSHYEQAKFNGVHCIDIADYQESSIEAATRKIAKLKDDVIIGRVFICHGVLHNDDVFPEKRLEDFSSKAFNDVIGANTTTPMLWLKYLLPLVNSKYRCVMTFFSARVGSIGDNGLGGWYSYRASKAALNMLLKSAAIELGRRAKNVKLISFHPGTTDSPLSKPFSHNVAPEKLFSAEFVAKQLVDIVERSKLDGLLSYLDWQGKTIEW from the coding sequence ATGCAAAAGAGCGCAACACTAATCATCGGCGCTAACAGCGAAATCGCTAAAGCGCTGGCTTGTGAATATTTCAGTGCAGACGAGCGTCTTATCGTGATAAGTCGCAATACAAGCCATTATGAGCAAGCTAAGTTCAATGGCGTTCATTGTATTGATATTGCTGATTATCAAGAAAGCTCGATTGAAGCGGCAACCCGTAAGATTGCGAAACTCAAAGATGACGTGATCATTGGACGAGTATTTATTTGTCATGGTGTCTTACACAACGATGATGTTTTTCCTGAAAAGCGCTTGGAAGATTTTTCGTCTAAAGCGTTTAATGACGTTATTGGAGCCAATACCACTACGCCGATGTTGTGGCTTAAATATCTATTGCCTTTGGTAAATTCTAAGTATCGTTGTGTGATGACGTTTTTCTCAGCCCGGGTTGGCAGCATTGGTGATAATGGATTAGGTGGTTGGTATAGCTATCGCGCATCAAAAGCAGCGCTTAATATGTTATTAAAATCAGCAGCAATAGAGCTTGGCCGCCGCGCTAAAAATGTTAAGTTGATTTCTTTTCATCCCGGTACTACGGATTCTCCGCTATCAAAGCCATTTTCCCATAATGTCGCGCCAGAAAAGCTGTTTAGCGCTGAATTTGTCGCGAAACAGCTGGTGGATATTGTCGAGCGCAGCAAGCTCGATGGCTTGCTGAGTTATCTCGATTGGCAAGGGAAAACTATTGAGTGGTAA
- a CDS encoding DUF393 domain-containing protein: MREKLTIFYDGECPLCCMEMDKLRARDNNNLIRLINIHSRDFERFEQVTKAEAMAVLHGVYQGQILKALDVTHRAWQLVGLGFWVAPLLWPIIKPVSHRIYLQVAKHRQTISSFLHRRFGLGQAHCDGGVCYAKERNTNHRR, encoded by the coding sequence GTGAGGGAAAAATTAACCATCTTTTATGATGGAGAATGTCCGTTGTGTTGTATGGAAATGGATAAACTGCGCGCCCGTGATAACAATAATTTGATTCGCTTGATTAACATTCACAGCAGAGACTTTGAGCGTTTTGAGCAAGTGACAAAAGCCGAGGCGATGGCGGTGTTGCACGGTGTCTATCAAGGACAAATACTAAAGGCGCTAGATGTGACTCATCGCGCTTGGCAGTTAGTTGGATTGGGATTTTGGGTAGCGCCACTGCTGTGGCCGATAATCAAACCCGTATCTCATCGTATATATCTGCAGGTGGCGAAGCATCGTCAGACTATCTCAAGCTTTCTACATCGCCGTTTTGGTTTGGGGCAAGCGCATTGTGACGGAGGTGTGTGTTATGCAAAAGAGCGCAACACTAATCATCGGCGCTAA
- the lldD gene encoding FMN-dependent L-lactate dehydrogenase LldD, with product MIISASNDYRAAAKAKLPPFLFHYIDGGSYDEQTLRRNSDDLADVALRQRVLRNMSDLSLDTELFDEKLGLPIALAPVGLTGMYARRGEVQAAKAAERKGVPFTMSTVSVCPIEEVVPAISRPMWFQLYVLKDRGFMRNVLERAKATGVKTLVFTVDMPVPGARHRDAHSGMSGPNAAFRRVLQSTMHPRWAWDVGVMGKPHDLGNISTYRGEPTKLEDYIGWLGNNFDPSISWKDLEWIRDFWDGPMIIKGILDKEDAQDAVRFGADGIVVSNHGGRQLDGVLSTAKALPPIADAVKGDLKILVDSGIRTGLDVVRMIALGADCTMLGRAFVYALAADGERGVYNVLDLIEKEMRVAMTLTGAKSISELNSEALVNIARDL from the coding sequence ATGATTATTTCAGCATCGAATGATTACCGCGCAGCGGCTAAGGCGAAGTTACCGCCGTTTTTGTTTCACTATATTGATGGTGGTTCGTACGACGAGCAAACGCTGCGTCGCAATAGCGATGACTTAGCCGATGTTGCGCTGCGTCAGCGCGTGCTGCGTAATATGTCTGATTTAAGTCTCGACACTGAGTTGTTCGATGAAAAACTTGGTTTGCCAATCGCATTGGCGCCAGTCGGTTTAACGGGCATGTACGCTCGCCGTGGTGAAGTTCAGGCGGCGAAAGCGGCAGAGCGCAAAGGCGTTCCATTTACCATGTCGACAGTTTCTGTGTGTCCGATTGAAGAGGTGGTTCCTGCGATTTCTCGTCCGATGTGGTTTCAGCTATATGTGTTAAAAGATCGCGGTTTTATGCGCAATGTGCTTGAGCGCGCTAAAGCTACGGGAGTGAAGACGCTGGTCTTTACTGTTGATATGCCTGTGCCTGGTGCGCGTCACCGCGATGCTCACTCGGGAATGAGTGGCCCTAATGCGGCATTTCGTCGTGTGTTGCAATCAACTATGCATCCACGCTGGGCGTGGGATGTTGGCGTGATGGGTAAACCGCACGATTTAGGCAACATTTCTACCTATCGCGGTGAACCAACCAAGCTTGAAGATTACATTGGCTGGCTTGGTAATAACTTCGATCCTTCAATTTCGTGGAAAGATCTCGAATGGATCCGCGATTTTTGGGATGGTCCAATGATCATCAAAGGTATTTTAGATAAAGAAGATGCCCAAGACGCTGTGCGTTTTGGTGCAGATGGCATCGTGGTATCTAACCATGGCGGACGTCAGCTTGATGGCGTGCTCTCCACCGCTAAGGCGCTACCACCGATTGCCGATGCCGTAAAAGGTGATTTAAAAATCTTAGTTGATTCAGGCATTCGCACAGGCTTGGATGTGGTGAGAATGATTGCATTGGGCGCAGATTGCACCATGCTAGGCCGTGCCTTTGTTTACGCATTAGCAGCTGACGGTGAACGCGGTGTGTATAACGTGTTGGACTTAATTGAAAAAGAAATGCGCGTTGCGATGACACTCACTGGTGCTAAGAGCATTAGTGAACTAAATAGTGAAGCCTTAGTGAATATCGCTCGCGACTTGTAA
- a CDS encoding alpha/beta hydrolase-fold protein: MKKHIALAALVTIFTLYFTSQATANTSQPIPKSLNENFGEIHYISSKILDENRELLIHLPDSYSSSTISYPVLLVLDGDSHFKHAVLASDMLQASGKIPELIVVGIPNNTGQRMRDAYDASDKFLAFITEEAVPYLKNKFRALDINTLFGHSAMGTVTLTTKLTTPQTFENLIASSAALGDSDKELIAKLANTIKSAPSNAIYFSVGQAEREGKGFSDSAHELAKRLNSSNALNWTFEQHPRHNHTSAAYIALYQGLAYVHQDYEGPALKTYQEFKTFGGLDALNKFYQQRGKKYGDNSQIPIHVITGLAFAFYGENKIDRGIELLNKTVANYRDASRIYGALGFLYEQEKDTKAAKSSYQKALDAVIKNNGKADSKAYYQSKVEQLTTQIGNN, encoded by the coding sequence ATGAAAAAACATATCGCCCTCGCAGCCTTGGTAACGATTTTCACGCTTTATTTCACCTCGCAAGCCACAGCCAATACATCCCAACCGATTCCTAAGAGTCTCAATGAGAACTTCGGCGAAATACACTACATTTCATCAAAGATACTCGACGAGAATAGAGAGTTACTCATCCACCTCCCTGATTCCTACTCTTCTTCGACTATTTCTTACCCTGTGTTACTCGTTCTCGATGGCGACAGCCACTTTAAACATGCAGTGTTGGCGAGTGACATGTTACAAGCAAGTGGAAAGATTCCAGAATTAATAGTTGTAGGCATTCCAAATAATACCGGGCAAAGAATGCGTGATGCCTATGATGCATCAGACAAGTTCCTCGCATTTATCACCGAAGAAGCTGTGCCATATTTAAAAAATAAATTCCGTGCATTAGATATCAATACACTTTTCGGGCATTCCGCGATGGGGACTGTAACTCTAACAACGAAACTGACTACACCTCAGACTTTTGAAAATTTGATAGCGTCTAGCGCCGCTCTAGGTGATTCAGACAAAGAATTAATCGCAAAGCTAGCTAATACAATAAAATCCGCGCCATCCAACGCTATTTATTTTTCTGTTGGTCAAGCAGAACGGGAAGGTAAGGGCTTTTCAGACAGTGCCCATGAATTGGCTAAAAGACTCAACTCTAGTAACGCCCTAAATTGGACATTTGAACAGCATCCTAGACACAATCATACTTCCGCAGCTTATATAGCTCTTTATCAAGGATTGGCCTATGTTCATCAAGATTACGAAGGACCAGCATTAAAGACTTATCAAGAATTCAAAACGTTTGGTGGTCTTGATGCCCTTAACAAGTTTTACCAGCAACGCGGTAAAAAGTACGGCGACAACTCACAGATCCCAATTCACGTGATCACAGGCTTAGCCTTTGCGTTTTACGGAGAAAATAAAATAGATCGAGGAATCGAGTTACTGAATAAAACGGTCGCCAATTATCGTGATGCATCACGAATTTATGGAGCACTAGGCTTTTTATACGAACAGGAGAAAGATACTAAAGCAGCCAAATCTTCATATCAAAAAGCACTCGACGCAGTTATTAAAAACAACGGGAAAGCAGACTCTAAGGCCTATTACCAAAGTAAGGTTGAGCAATTAACAACGCAAATAGGTAATAACTGA
- a CDS encoding GNAT family N-acetyltransferase, giving the protein MDFSIEVDDLSDGAIAELLTMHLREMQKYSPAESIHALDMDKLRDKSMTFWSAKSNGKLAGCGALKSLTDNSGEIKSMKTHPAFLRQGVAQRILSAIIESATTRGYKFLYLETGSHDAFLPAIAMYEKHGFRECGPFGDYQLDPHSRFFMNSL; this is encoded by the coding sequence ATGGATTTTAGCATTGAAGTTGATGATTTAAGTGATGGCGCTATTGCCGAGTTACTAACGATGCATTTACGTGAAATGCAAAAGTACTCTCCTGCAGAGAGCATTCATGCGTTAGATATGGATAAGCTACGCGATAAGTCCATGACATTTTGGAGCGCGAAATCAAACGGTAAGCTCGCGGGATGTGGCGCATTGAAATCTTTAACGGACAATAGCGGAGAAATTAAGTCAATGAAAACTCATCCAGCATTTTTGCGCCAAGGTGTTGCGCAGCGTATTTTGTCTGCGATTATTGAGTCGGCAACTACACGCGGCTACAAATTTTTGTATCTAGAAACTGGCAGCCATGACGCCTTTTTACCCGCGATTGCGATGTATGAGAAACACGGCTTTCGCGAATGTGGCCCTTTTGGTGATTATCAGCTTGATCCCCACAGTCGATTTTTCATGAATTCTCTCTAG